A stretch of the Vanacampus margaritifer isolate UIUO_Vmar chromosome 6, RoL_Vmar_1.0, whole genome shotgun sequence genome encodes the following:
- the lmod2a gene encoding leiomodin-2a has protein sequence MKSQQEVFHLPPLVCGVLMESAANVLSPQLCGVLTLERTSVSRRKAKTYEDVDENELLASLTCDELRQLEEELEDLQPDRHVPIGLRQKDQKAKSPTGTFDRDENCKNLGKGDRSDESGGQPGDTRTPEERRNTPQKGKRWQNLSEKSVEKADESQKEVRTECPGKKNSLKTIEMTKANLVGSDGASGNPIVIEEALEKVLRDDPGTSQVNLNNIQDVPQETLLRFAEALTSNTNVAVFSLANTRADDRVAAAISKTLSQNRSIRNLNIESNFVSGAGILALLEALTRNSTLVELRFHNQRHICGGKVEMEMVRLLRENTTLLKLGYHFDLPGPRMAATGILTRNQDRERQRRLQRKKEQSPVEASTQSSSKKQTPKINLHGNPNAVAPPGGGQPRVLEDALCSTSRFHQSKKEPSLADASHKKQTSKDNLHKNPTVVGPPNPNGEAPTRKIAEMVKQHEGSKAAFSQKKSKSNNLKNGANEKESVDILKELKNSLKPSPQRKRDQSFRPLPTSLQRSGRDDLMAAIRGSGVGSLKRVPQT, from the exons ATGAAGAGCCAGCAAGAAGTCTTCCATCTTCCTCCACTTGTCTGCGGCGTCCTCATGGAGTCGGCGGCAAACGTTTTGTCACCGCAACTTTGTGGAGTTCTCACTTTGGAAAGGACGAGCGTCTCTCGGAGGAAAGCTAAGACGTACGAGGACGTGGACGAAAACGAGCTGCTGGCCTCGCTCACCTGCGATGAGCTGCGGCAGCTGGAGGAGGAACTGGAGGACCTGCAACCCGACCGGCACGTCCCCATCGGTCTGAGGCAGAAGGACCAGAAGGCCAAGAGTCCCACGGGGACCTTTGACAGGGACGAGAACTGCAAAAACCTGGGAAAG GGGGACCGTTCAGATGAAAGCGGGGGCCAACCAGGGGACACCAGGACTCCAGAGGAGAGGCGGAACACACCTCAAAAGGGGAAACGCTGGCAGAATCTTTCAGAGAAAAGCGTCGAAAAGGCGGATGAGAGTCAAAAGGAAGTGCGGACTGAATGTCCCGGGAAGAAAAATTCACTCAAGACCATCGAGATGACAAAAGCAAACTTGGTTGGCTCTGATGGAGCCAGCGGGAACCCCATCGTCATCGAGGAGGCCTTGGAGAAAGTCCTGCGTGATGATCCCGGTACAAGCCAAGTGAACCTCAACAACATCCAGGACGTCCCCCAGGAGACTTTGCTCCGCTTCGCCGAGGCTCTGACCTCCAACACCAACGTTGCGGTCTTCAGCCTGGCCAACACCCGCGCCGACGACCGCGTGGCTGCGGCCATCTCCAAGACGCTCAGCCAGAACCGGTCTATTCGAAACCTCAACATCGAGTCCAACTTTGTCTCGGGGGCCGGGATCCTGGCTCTGCTGGAGGCTCTGACCCGCAACAGCACCCTGGTGGAACTTCGCTTCCACAACCAGAGGCACATCTGCGGCGGGAAAGTGGAGATGGAGATGGTCCGGCTCCTTCGGGAGAACACAACCTTGCTCAAGCTCGGGTACCACTTCGATCTGCCAGGTCCAAGGATGGCAGCCACCGGGATTCTGACTCGGAACCAGGACCGGGAGCGACAGCGGCGGCTCCAACGCAAGAAGGAGCAAAGTCCCGTTGAGGCGTCCACTCAAAGTTCATCAAAGAAGCAGACGCCAAAGATCAACCTTCACGGAAACCCCAACGCGGTTGCCCCTCCAGGTGGGGGGCAGCCTCGTGTCCTTGAAGACG CTTTGTGCTCTACCAGTCGATTCCACCAAAGCAAGAAGGAGCCGAGTCTTGCTGACGCGTCACACAAGAAGCAGACTTCCAAAGACAACCTTCACAAGAATCCCACCGTGGTGGGCCCCCCCAATCCCAATGGAGAGGCGCCCACCAGGAAGATTGCAGAGATGGTCAAACAGCACGAAGGCTCCAAGGCTGCGTTCAGTCAAAAGAAGTCAAAGTCCAACAATCTGAAGAACGGCGCCAATGAGAAGGAGAGCGTGGACATTCTCAAAGAGCTCAAGAACTCCTTGAAACCGTCCCCGCAGAGAAAGAGAGACCAGTCATTCCGTCCTCTGCCGACATCCCTCCAGAGATCCGGTCGGGACGATTTGATGGCAGCCATTCGAGGAAGTGGCGTCGGGTCCTTGAAAAGG GTGCCGCAGACATGA
- the asb15a gene encoding ankyrin repeat and SOCS box protein 15: protein MNAWDDYDEDVEDDEDVEDVELNAGVVQRGIHHACRQTFIKSASSLSASTEENLRVLAAIEQGDAWTLRTLLRRPAAFREADARGWLPLHRAACRPTPEVLQTVLTLAGELNLDARTADGGETALTLAVKGGRAGNVRSLLVGGAQTDVLNGKSESPLLLAVRASSFEMASALVSRGAWVEQVCGEKRTAVHEAARAGHADILMLMLRNGGRVNHKDTNGVTPLAAAAERGHVAIVEILLNCGSDVNSQACNGESVLQDAAGSGNPLCIQLLLDNGADPNLHSATGHLPLHKAAYAGHYEAVKLLLPVTSKRALKEAGQSPLHSAAEGGRSVCLSLLLSRGFRVNDRMSARNSQTYRDMRRSALYFAVSNGDGECTRLLLEAGAKTDLDPLSCLLVAVRSGRHRLVRLLLDAKADVNRYFGAVSDTLFPTALQYCLKDPAMMRMLLNAGYDARRCFRCGHDGDGDGRPPDQDSDGKIPFCDFMSLPCLAHVSGRVVRTLLDYVDRVGICSKLTSILQKQPEWTHICNVLGSPRSLSHLCRLLIRRRLTLKRLNNHDIMNSELFPPRLRNFILYREHDPLQGDQA from the exons atGAACGCGTGGGACGACTACGACGAGGACGTCGAGGACGACGAGGACGTCGAGGACGTCGAGCTGAACGCTGGCGTGGTCCAGCGCGGCATCCACCACGCCTGCCGCCAGACCTTCATCAAATCAGCCAGCAG CTTATCGGCGAGTACGGAGGAGAACCTGCGAGTGCTGGCCGCCATCGAGCAAG GCGATGCGTGGACGCTGAGGACGCTGCTGAGGCGGCCGGCGGCCTTCCGGGAGGCGGATGCTCGCGGCTGGCTGCCCCTCCACCGAGCCGCCTGCCGGCCCACCCCGGAGGTTCTGCAGACCGTCCTGACAC TGGCAGGCGAGCTGAACCTGGATGCCAGGACGGCGGACGGCGGCGAGACGGCGCTCACCTTGGCCGTCAAAGGCGGCCGCGCCGGAAACGTTCGCAGTCTGCTGGTGGGCGGAGCTCAGACCGACGTGCTCAACGGCAAGAGCGAGTCGCCGCTGTTGCTAG CGGTTCGTGCGTCTTCCTTCGAGATGGCGAGCGCGCTGGTGTCTCGTGGCGCTTGGGTGGAGCAAGTGTGCGGCGAGAAGAGGACGGCGGTGCACGAGGCGGCCCGGGCGGGACACGCCGACATCCTCATGCTGATGCTCCGGAACGGCGGACGCGTCAACCACAAAGACACCAACGGCGTCACGCcgctggccgccgccgccgagcgAGGGCACGTCGCCATCGTGGAGATCCTGCTCAACTGCG GCAGCGACGTGAACTCTCAGGCGTGCAACGGCGAAAGCGTTCTGCAGGACGCGGCCGGCTCGGGGAACCCGCTCTGCATCCAGCTGCTGCTGGACAACGGCGCCGACCCCAACCTGCACAGCGCCACCGGACATCTGCCCTTGCACAAGGCCGCCTACGCCGGACACTACGA GGCGGTGAAGCTGCTGCTGCCGGTGACCAGCAAGCGAGCCCTGAAGGAGGCGGGCCAGAGTCCGCTGCACTCGGCGGCCGAAGGCGGCCGGAGCGTCTGCCTGTCGCTGCTGCTGTCGCGCGGCTTCCGCGTCAACGACCGCATGAGCGCGCGCAACTCGCAGACTTACCGCGACATGCGGCGCAGCGCCCTCTACTTCGCCGTGTCCAACGGCGACGGCGAGTGCACGCGGCTGCTGCTGGAGGCCGGCGCCAAGACCGACCTGGACCCGCTCAGCTGCCTGCTGGTGGCGGTGCGCTCGGGCCGCCACCGGCTGGTGCGGCTGCTGCTGGACGCCAAGGCCGACGTCAACCGCTACTTCGGCGCGGTGAGCGACACGCTCTTCCCCACCGCGCTGCAGTACTGCCTGAAGGACCCGGCCATGATGAGGATGCTGCTCAACGCCGGCTACGACGCCCGCAGATGCTTCCGCTGCGGCCacgacggcgacggcgacggcCGGCCGCCGGACCAGGACAGCGACGGCAAGATTCCC TTCTGCGACTTCATGAGTCTGCCGTGTCTGGCGCACGTGTCGGGCCGCGTGGTGCGCACGCTTCTGGACTACGTGGACCGTGTTGGCATCTGCTCCAAACTCACAAGCATCCTGCAAAAGCAACCCGAGTGGACGCACATTTGCAACGTGCTCG GCAGCCCTCGCTCGCTGTCGCATTTGTGCCGGCTGCTGATCAGAAGACGTTTGACCCTCAAGCGACTGAACAACCACGACATTATGAACTCGGAACTTTTCCCGCCCCGACTGCGAAACTTCATCTTGTACCGCGAGCACGACCCCCTCCAAGGAGACCAAGCGTGA
- the wasla gene encoding WASP like actin nucleation promoting factor a isoform X1 codes for MNSHPLPRRVHNVGSLLLTPQENDCLFGYLGRKCATLCSAVVQVYAADRTCGWLKKCCGVACLVKDNPQRSYFIRVFDIKEGKTMFEQELYHNFSISCARSYFISFVGDSNQIGLNFASEEEAKRFRVSVNELLGRRQRKTEKNGVSKNGPTLHMATVDIKNPEINNVRLLNSLGSQYHVNNVLSHRKDKKNKVKKKKLTKADIGTPSNFQHIGHVGWDPNTGFDLNNLDPELKNLFDMCGISEAQLKDRETSKVIYDFIEKKGGVEAVKNELRRQAPPPPPSRGGPPPPLPPPHSSAPPPPPPPSRGSRGAPPPPPPPPSRAPSSAPPPPPPTRPGTLGAPPPPPTRGGTPHHHPQPPPPSNFSPQAPPPPPPPLAHQSPASRGTSATPAPPAPPPPPPPPPGPPPPPELDGVRAHVPHSPLPAGKSALLEQIRGGAQLRKVEHNHREPPPGSSGGGGGGRDALLDQIRQGIQLKTVPDHQESGPPTPVPTAGIVGALMEVMQKRSKAIHSSDDEDDDDEDEDFEEDDEWDD; via the exons ATGAACAGCCACCCGCTGCCGCGCCGGGTCCACAACGTGGGCTCGCTGCTGCTGACCCCGCAGGAGAACGACTGCCTGTTCGGCTACCTGGGCAGGAAATGCGCG ACGTTGTGTTCGGCGGTGGTTCAGGTGTACGCCGCCGACCGAACGTGCGGCTGGCTGAAGAAATGCTGTGGAGTGGCATGTCTGGTCAAAGACAACCCGCAGCGGTCCTACTTCATACGTGTCTTTGACATCAAG GAGGGGAAGACCATGTTTGAGCAGGAGCTGTATCACAACTTCTCCATCAGCTGCGCCAGGTCCTACTTCATCTCCTTTGTGGGAGAC AGCAACCAAATCGGTTTGAACTTCGCCAGCGAGGAAGAAGCCAAACGTTTCCGAGTGTCCGTCAACGAGCTGCTCGGCCGAAGGCAACGCAAGACCG agAAAAACGGTGTGTCTAAAAATG GCCCCACGCTGCATATGGCCACGGTGGACATCAAGAACCCGGAGATCAACAACGTGCGTCTGCTCAACTCCCTCGGCTCGCAGTACCACGTCAACAACGTGCTGAGTCACAGGAAGGACAAGAAGAACAAAGTCAAGAAAAAGAAGCTGACCAAGGCCGACATCGGCACGCCCAGCAACTTCCA GCACATCGGTCACGTGGGCTGGGATCCAAACACAGGTTTTGAT CTGAACAATTTGGACCCAGAGCTGAAGAACCTCTTTGACATGTGCGGCATCTCGGAGGCTCAGCTGAAAGACAGAGAAACCTCCAAGGTCATCTACGACTTCATCGAGAAGAAAGGAGGCGTGGAGGCCGTCAAGAACGAGCTTAGGAGGCAGG CACCACCTCCGCCCCCCTCTCGAGGcggcccccctcctcctctcccgCCCCCACACAGCTCCGCCCCgcctcccccgcctcccccatCCAGAGGAAGTCGCGGAgccccacctcctcctcccccgCCTCCGTCCCGCGCCCCCTCCTCGGCCCCTCCGCCCCCACCGCCTACCAGGCCGGGAACTTTGGGTGCGCCGCCCCCTCCTCCCACCAGGGGAGgtaccccccaccaccaccctcaGCCCCCGCCTCCCTCAAACTTTTCCCCGCAAGcaccaccccctccccctcccccgctGGCCCACCAGTCCCCAGCCAGTCGGGGCACCTCTGCCACCCCCGCCCCGCCGGCTCCCCCTCCTCCGCCACCCCCTCCGCCgggcccccctcccccaccggAGCTGGACGGCGTACGGGCCCACGTGCCTCATTCGCCGCTGCCCGCCGGGAAGTCGGCGCTCCTGGAGCAGATTCGGGGCGGTGCCCAGCTGAGGAAGGTGGAGCACAACCACAGAGAGCCGCCACCcggcagcagcggcggcggcggcggcgggcgggaCGCGCTGCTGGACCAGATACGCCAGGGCATCCAGCTCAAGACG GTTCCGGACCATCAGGAGTCCGGCCCCCCAACGCCGGTGCCCACCGCGGGCATCGTGGGCGCGCTGATGGAAGTCATGCAGAAGAGGAGCAAAGCCATCCACTCGTCAG ACGACGAGGACGACGATGACGAGGACGAAGACTTTGAGGAGGACGACGAGTGGGACGACTGA
- the wasla gene encoding WASP like actin nucleation promoting factor a isoform X2 translates to MNSHPLPRRVHNVGSLLLTPQENDCLFGYLGRKCATLCSAVVQVYAADRTCGWLKKCCGVACLVKDNPQRSYFIRVFDIKEGKTMFEQELYHNFSISCARSYFISFVGDSNQIGLNFASEEEAKRFRVSVNELLGRRQRKTGPTLHMATVDIKNPEINNVRLLNSLGSQYHVNNVLSHRKDKKNKVKKKKLTKADIGTPSNFQHIGHVGWDPNTGFDLNNLDPELKNLFDMCGISEAQLKDRETSKVIYDFIEKKGGVEAVKNELRRQAPPPPPSRGGPPPPLPPPHSSAPPPPPPPSRGSRGAPPPPPPPPSRAPSSAPPPPPPTRPGTLGAPPPPPTRGGTPHHHPQPPPPSNFSPQAPPPPPPPLAHQSPASRGTSATPAPPAPPPPPPPPPGPPPPPELDGVRAHVPHSPLPAGKSALLEQIRGGAQLRKVEHNHREPPPGSSGGGGGGRDALLDQIRQGIQLKTVPDHQESGPPTPVPTAGIVGALMEVMQKRSKAIHSSDDEDDDDEDEDFEEDDEWDD, encoded by the exons ATGAACAGCCACCCGCTGCCGCGCCGGGTCCACAACGTGGGCTCGCTGCTGCTGACCCCGCAGGAGAACGACTGCCTGTTCGGCTACCTGGGCAGGAAATGCGCG ACGTTGTGTTCGGCGGTGGTTCAGGTGTACGCCGCCGACCGAACGTGCGGCTGGCTGAAGAAATGCTGTGGAGTGGCATGTCTGGTCAAAGACAACCCGCAGCGGTCCTACTTCATACGTGTCTTTGACATCAAG GAGGGGAAGACCATGTTTGAGCAGGAGCTGTATCACAACTTCTCCATCAGCTGCGCCAGGTCCTACTTCATCTCCTTTGTGGGAGAC AGCAACCAAATCGGTTTGAACTTCGCCAGCGAGGAAGAAGCCAAACGTTTCCGAGTGTCCGTCAACGAGCTGCTCGGCCGAAGGCAACGCAAGACCG GCCCCACGCTGCATATGGCCACGGTGGACATCAAGAACCCGGAGATCAACAACGTGCGTCTGCTCAACTCCCTCGGCTCGCAGTACCACGTCAACAACGTGCTGAGTCACAGGAAGGACAAGAAGAACAAAGTCAAGAAAAAGAAGCTGACCAAGGCCGACATCGGCACGCCCAGCAACTTCCA GCACATCGGTCACGTGGGCTGGGATCCAAACACAGGTTTTGAT CTGAACAATTTGGACCCAGAGCTGAAGAACCTCTTTGACATGTGCGGCATCTCGGAGGCTCAGCTGAAAGACAGAGAAACCTCCAAGGTCATCTACGACTTCATCGAGAAGAAAGGAGGCGTGGAGGCCGTCAAGAACGAGCTTAGGAGGCAGG CACCACCTCCGCCCCCCTCTCGAGGcggcccccctcctcctctcccgCCCCCACACAGCTCCGCCCCgcctcccccgcctcccccatCCAGAGGAAGTCGCGGAgccccacctcctcctcccccgCCTCCGTCCCGCGCCCCCTCCTCGGCCCCTCCGCCCCCACCGCCTACCAGGCCGGGAACTTTGGGTGCGCCGCCCCCTCCTCCCACCAGGGGAGgtaccccccaccaccaccctcaGCCCCCGCCTCCCTCAAACTTTTCCCCGCAAGcaccaccccctccccctcccccgctGGCCCACCAGTCCCCAGCCAGTCGGGGCACCTCTGCCACCCCCGCCCCGCCGGCTCCCCCTCCTCCGCCACCCCCTCCGCCgggcccccctcccccaccggAGCTGGACGGCGTACGGGCCCACGTGCCTCATTCGCCGCTGCCCGCCGGGAAGTCGGCGCTCCTGGAGCAGATTCGGGGCGGTGCCCAGCTGAGGAAGGTGGAGCACAACCACAGAGAGCCGCCACCcggcagcagcggcggcggcggcggcgggcgggaCGCGCTGCTGGACCAGATACGCCAGGGCATCCAGCTCAAGACG GTTCCGGACCATCAGGAGTCCGGCCCCCCAACGCCGGTGCCCACCGCGGGCATCGTGGGCGCGCTGATGGAAGTCATGCAGAAGAGGAGCAAAGCCATCCACTCGTCAG ACGACGAGGACGACGATGACGAGGACGAAGACTTTGAGGAGGACGACGAGTGGGACGACTGA
- the LOC144053854 gene encoding uncharacterized protein LOC144053854, producing the protein MWPRTKVKYEEELCRAQEENERQRQLLDAVCKQPRVVLNRADVSEKYRCPERREPEFPGVKEEEDLQPLQVKEEEQPQPPNIKKEEEHFTELPVTAVHLKTEDECQYEENKGAELPSSRSRQQTTPEDDEDQADNRLPPMSDGEDASHSPHTSDHEQFDGDGTCHTDSKRWKCSQCGKTFGYKCHLRTHLIGHTGEKPFACSVCGQTFAQKGHLASHVRTHTAEKPFTCSVCGQNFAQKAHLASHVRVHTGEKKPFACSFCGQNFAQKGTLANHMRIHTGEKPFACSVCGKKFGDRGNLASHMRIHTGEKPFACSVCGQNFAQRGTLANHRRIHTGEKPFTCSVCGQNFAHRGNLKDHRRIHTGEKPFACSVCGQNFAHRGNLKDHRRIHTGEKPFNCSVCGQNFAQKGHLASHVRVHTGEKKPFACSFCGQNFAQKGTLANHMRIHTGEKPLSCSVCGKKFGDRGNLASHMRIHTGEKPFACSVCGQNFAQGGTLAKHMRIHTGEKPFACSVCGQNFAQRGNLAKHMRIHTGEKHFTCSVCGQRFPSKAEAARHACAGENSSNE; encoded by the exons ATGTGGCCAAGAACGAAAGTCAAGTACGAAGAGGAGCTTTGTAGAGCACAAgaggagaacgagcgacaacgtCAACTACTGGACGCTGTTTGCAAGCAGCCTCgagttgtgttgaacagagcgg acgtcagtgaaaaatatcGTTGTCCTGAGCGGAGggagccagagttccctggtgtgaaagaggaggaggacttgcagcctcttcaagttaaagaagaggagcagccacagcctcccaacataaaaaaagaggaggagcatttcacagagttgcccgtgactgctgtccatttgaagactgaagatgaatgccaatatgaagagaacaaaggggcggagcttCCAAGCAGCCgctcaagacaacaaacaacaccagaagatgatgaggaccaAGCAGACAATCGGTTACCTCCAATGTCAGACGGTGAAGACGCGTCACACTCTCCTCACACTAGTGACCATGAACAGTTTGACGGTGATGGgacatgtcacactgacagcaaacgttggaaatgttctcagtgtgggaaAACTTTTGGCTACAAGTGTCATTTGAGAACCCATTTGATtggccacactggtgagaaaccttttgcctgctcagtctgtggtcaaacttttgctcagaagggacaCTTAGCAAGCCACGTGAGAACCCACACTgcagagaagccttttacctgctcagtttgtggtcaaaattttgctcagaaggcACACTTAGCAAGCCACGTGAGAgtccacactggcgagaagaagccttttgcttgctccttttgtggtcaaaattttgctcagaagggaacCTTAGCAAACCACAtgagaatccacactggagagaagccttttgcctgctcagtttgtggtaaaaaatttggTGACAGGGGAAACTTGGCGAGCCACATGAGaatccacactggcgagaagccttttgcctgctcagtttgtggtcaaaattttgctcagaggGGAACCTTAGCAAACCACAggagaatccacactggagagaagccttttacctgctcagtttgtggtcaaaattttgctcacaggGGAAACTTAAAAGACCACCggagaatccacactggagagaagccttttgcctgctcagtttgtggtcaaaattttgctcacaggGGAAACTTAAAAGACCACCggagaatccacactggagagaaaccttttaactgctcagtttgtggtcaaaattttgctcagaagggacaCTTAGCAAGCCACGTGAGAgtccacactggcgagaagaagccttttgcttgctccttttgtggtcaaaattttgctcagaagggaacCTTAGCAAACCACAtgagaatccacactggagagaagcctttgtcctgctcagtttgtggtaaaaaatttggTGACAGGGGAAACTTGGCGAGCCACATGAGaatccacactggcgagaagccttttgcctgctcagtttgtggtcaaaattttgctcagggGGGAACCTTGGCAAAGCACAtgagaatccacactggagagaagccttttgcctgctcagtttgtggtcaaaattttgctcagaggGGAAACTTAGCAAAGCACAtgagaatccacactggagagaagcattttacctgctcagtttgtggtcaaagattcccaagtaaGGCTGAAGCTGCGAGGCACGcgtgtgctggtgagaatagcagCAATGAATGA